Genomic window (Akkermansiaceae bacterium):
CCCCCCAGTGCTCGGCACCCATTTTCAAACTAATTTCCAACCAGAGGTAGATATGAACATCATCGACAAAATCGAAAACGAGCAGCTCAAGGACGTCGCAGACTTTAACGTCGGAGACAGCTTGAAAGTCCACACACGTGTTGTGGAAGGAGGCAAAGAGCGTATCCAGATCTTCGCCGGCCTTTGCATCGGCAGAAAAGGCAGTGGCCTGAACGCATCCTACACCGTCCGCAAGATTTCCTCCGGCGAAGGTGTTGAGCGTGTGTTCCCACTGCACACACCACGTGTCGCCAAGATCGAAGTCACCCGCAAGGGCAAGGTGCGTCGCGCCAAGCTCAACTACCTCCGCGATCGCGTGGGTAAGCGCGCCCTCTATGTGAGGCCCGCTGACGCCAACGAGAAGGAGTAGTTCCAAACACACCGACTCACTCGCTCTGCGAATCTTTCAAAAAGCCTCCTATGCCGGGAGGTTTTTTTGTGTAAGGTGTCCTCGTCCGACAGAGTAAATTTCCCCGTCCCGTCCCAGCTCTCCATGCGTATTCCCATCCCCATAGTCATCGTTGCTTGCCTCCTCGCTATCGTGGTGGTCTGGATGATTGGTACACGCAATACAGATTTCACCACCCCTCCAACTCCCCAGGATCTCGTGGAAATCTCCAGGCAGTGGGAAGAAAGCCGTCCCAACATCCCTCCGCCGAAACCCATCAATGCAGGATTGTTAGAGGACAGGGATGACACCATCCCGCAAACCCCCGTTACCCCGGCCCGCCCCCAACCCGAGAAGCTGCCCACCGGCAACCTTCTCCACGCTCCCGCCCTCTCCGAGTATGGCACACTGGGGAATAAAGGTGGCGAGGCGATGGTGGCGCTCGCCACCCACCTCGAAACCAAGGGTGAGCTTCAGCGCGCGCTGTTGGCTTGGGAGAGGGTCATCGACACCTCCGGCCCCACCGATGACGAACGCCAGCTTGCCGTGACTGCCATCAAGCGGTTAAAATCATCGCTCCCCCCGTGGAACCCAGATCCCGCCGCGGACCTCTCCCTGACCCTCCACGCCGGTGCCACGCTGAGGGACAAAAAGGCCCTTGAGGATGCGATGAGCACCGTAGCCGACCTTATCAGCGAGGCCTCCGGCAATGTGGTGCAGGTGACCACCAAGACGTCGATTGGAAATAGCCGCGGGCTCAAAACCCCGCGCATCCCGATCGCGATATGGTTTTCCCGTCCGGGAACAACCGATTCCGGCGCACGCGCGGAAACTCCCCCGATTTCCTTTATGGCCGACCCCAGTGAGAAGGAAATGCTCGCCAGCCAGATCGAAGCCGGTGTCTACGCCCTCCTGCGCGCCCACATGGCCAGTGAGACCAGCTTCTCGCCGCTGCCCGAGTATCCAGCCGGAGTCAAACCGGATGACTTGCTCAAACATCACATCACCCGCCTCATGTGGCGCGAGTTCGTCAAGAGCATGAAAGAGTAGGTCGGGTGTCGGGTGTCGGGTGTCGGGAAAAAAGATGCCCCGTTACCTTGGAGGCAGCGGGGCGTGTTAGCATGTTTTGTTTTTGAACCCCGCGGCTGCGGGATTGGAGTTTAACCTGAATAGGAGTCTTCCACGCGTTTGGCGACATCGCGGTAGCCGTAGTCGACTTCGTAGATCTGTTTGAAGCTATCGAGGGCGGCGGCCTTGTCTCCCATATCCTCGTGGATAAGCCCCTTTTCATACAGCACCTCTTTTTTGGTTCCGTCCATTCCGACGAGATCAGCAAGTGCGTCTGAAAGCTGCTTGATGGCAAGGTCGTGCATGTGTTTGGCCCGGAAGGTCTTTCCTAACAACAGCAGCACGCGTGTGCGTATGTGCGGGTTTCTGGTCGCCTGCTGCAAGTGGGGGATCGCATCGCTGTGGTTACCCGCCTTGTAGAGCGCCAGACCGAGCTCGTAGCGGAGCTGCGGGTCGGTGGGATTCCGGTCGACGCGCTCCTGGGCCTCCGTCACCTGTTCAGCGATCCGCTGGGCTAACATGCTGTCGTATTTCGCGCGTAACTCGGCATTCTCCGGATCGGCGGCACAGGCTTTCTTAAGCTCGCTAAGCCCAAAGTCGGCGGCCTTGTCCTTCATATAGGCCGCCTTGTTTTGCAGTGCCACGTCCTTGCTGCTCAACTCGTAGGCGTAGTTGTAAAACGAGTAGGCATTGGGCCAGTCCTCCAGTTGTTCATACAGGCTGGCGACCTTTTTCACCAAGGCCAGGTTCTGGTTGTCAGCCGCATACTCTTCAGAGAGTTTGGCGAGCTTTTCCAACAACTGGTCGCGCGTCATGGCAGCACGGTTAGATGCCTCGAGCGCCGCGGTCTCATCACCGCTCTTCATCACGTCACGGAAACTCTGGGCTTCTTCCCACTTCTGCTTCTTCATCGACGCACGGGCTGTTGCGTCCTTGGAGCCTTTCACCGCATGAATATCGGTAGCATCCTGTTTGCAGATGTCATTGTAGACATCCGCCGCCTTGTCAGGCATATCCCGGGCGAGGTAGTGTTCGGCCAGCTTGTGCAGGAGCTTGGTGTTTTCAGGAGAACCACTACGCACAGTCTCCAAGGCGAAAGCTGCCGTGTTGAGCATGTTGAGACGCAGGGCACAATCGAACAGCAGATCGTTGGCCGGACCG
Coding sequences:
- the rplS gene encoding 50S ribosomal protein L19, whose protein sequence is MNIIDKIENEQLKDVADFNVGDSLKVHTRVVEGGKERIQIFAGLCIGRKGSGLNASYTVRKISSGEGVERVFPLHTPRVAKIEVTRKGKVRRAKLNYLRDRVGKRALYVRPADANEKE